A stretch of the Desulforamulus ferrireducens genome encodes the following:
- a CDS encoding DUF47 domain-containing protein → MFFKKQDIFFETFTAIAQNLTKGAEAFREEMHHPSEQKIGLTNIQDYEKTGDRHTHTIIKALNKTFITPLDREDIMNLAVKLDDVLDGIEATFIRMDIYDIKDINIFIKRNSEIIYESCQEIEKSIEKLVTKKLLDIRPHTVRINELENEADHLFNNSLRELVSSCSDAIEFVKYKQIYEMLEEITDACEDVANILESIVMRNS, encoded by the coding sequence ATGTTTTTCAAAAAACAAGATATATTCTTTGAAACCTTTACTGCCATTGCTCAGAATTTAACCAAGGGCGCTGAGGCCTTCAGAGAAGAAATGCATCATCCCAGTGAACAAAAAATTGGCCTTACCAACATACAGGATTACGAAAAAACCGGTGATCGACATACCCACACCATTATCAAAGCTCTCAACAAAACCTTTATTACTCCCCTGGATCGGGAAGACATTATGAACTTGGCTGTTAAACTGGATGACGTTTTAGACGGCATTGAGGCTACCTTTATTCGCATGGATATTTATGATATTAAAGACATTAACATCTTCATTAAGAGAAATTCTGAAATTATCTATGAAAGCTGTCAGGAAATCGAAAAAAGTATTGAAAAACTGGTGACTAAGAAACTTCTGGACATTCGTCCCCACACAGTAAGAATTAATGAACTGGAAAATGAAGCTGACCATTTATTTAACAACAGCTTACGAGAATTGGTTTCTTCCTGTAGCGATGCCATCGAATTTGTCAAATACAAGCAAATATACGAAATGTTAGAGGAAATAACCGATGCCTGTGAGGATGTGGCAAACATTCTGGAGAGCATTGTAATGCGAAATTCCTAA
- a CDS encoding inorganic phosphate transporter, with protein MDQHIIIIAVVILALSFDFINGFHDTANSIATAISTKALKPAYAIMLAASMNLIGALTFTGVAKTVGGKVANPANIEHGVYVVAAALIAAIAWNLFTWYYGIPSSSSHALIGSLAGAVIAAAGISAVNLAGFLSIVESLILSPLLAFTVGYIIMSLIRLIFANFSPHKINSRFRSLQVLTAAFQSFSHGTNDAQKTMGIITFALVAGGYQSTVEVQTWVKVSAAVAMALGTSVGGWRIIKTIGTKIIKFEPASGFAADLSSALVIISATLFKLPVSTTHVISSAIMGVGSAKRFSSVQWGTAVTMVSAWIITLPVTMVLAGFTFIIVRFLFL; from the coding sequence ATGGATCAACATATTATTATCATTGCCGTGGTGATACTGGCTTTAAGTTTTGACTTCATTAACGGTTTTCATGATACTGCTAATTCTATTGCCACCGCTATTTCTACCAAAGCCTTAAAACCGGCCTATGCCATCATGCTAGCTGCTTCCATGAACTTGATTGGCGCCTTAACCTTTACAGGGGTAGCTAAAACTGTCGGTGGTAAAGTGGCCAACCCCGCTAATATTGAACACGGTGTTTATGTGGTGGCAGCTGCCCTTATTGCTGCCATTGCTTGGAACCTGTTTACCTGGTATTATGGCATTCCCAGTAGTTCCTCCCACGCCCTAATTGGGTCTTTAGCCGGGGCGGTAATAGCCGCCGCAGGTATTAGTGCTGTTAACTTAGCTGGCTTTTTGAGCATTGTGGAAAGCCTGATCCTATCACCGTTACTGGCATTTACCGTTGGTTACATTATTATGTCACTCATTCGGCTAATATTCGCAAATTTTTCACCTCACAAAATAAACTCCCGGTTTCGTTCCCTACAGGTACTCACTGCGGCCTTCCAATCCTTTAGCCACGGCACCAATGATGCTCAGAAAACCATGGGCATCATTACCTTTGCTCTGGTGGCCGGTGGGTATCAGTCTACAGTGGAGGTACAAACCTGGGTCAAGGTTTCGGCAGCGGTGGCCATGGCCTTGGGTACCTCTGTGGGGGGCTGGCGAATTATTAAAACCATTGGCACCAAGATTATTAAGTTTGAACCGGCTAGCGGTTTTGCCGCGGATTTAAGCTCTGCCCTGGTTATTATTAGTGCTACTTTGTTTAAACTACCGGTTTCCACCACCCACGTTATTAGCTCGGCTATTATGGGTGTGGGTTCTGCTAAAAGATTCTCCTCTGTTCAGTGGGGTACAGCAGTAACAATGGTTTCTGCCTGGATTATTACCTTACCGGTGACCATGGTACTGGCAGGCTTCACCTTCATAATTGTAAGATTTCTCTTCCTGTAG
- a CDS encoding radical SAM/SPASM domain-containing protein, translating to MENKNRLNSMVRFIREYVGRHPCYSLPDLTAALKRTFALSQPEAEKLAKLADHELAQAKLGLAAIELNVTFNCNLTCEYCFIHCKSPEERMSFATAKKAIDLLMDKAIFSNVVITLIGGEPLLEFGLIKEIVPYALRRAKEKNLAITWALTTNGTLLNEEMLRFFSQNHINILLSIDGGQETHDRYRRTRNGEGTWQKIANLIPLIKKYQPWLGARMTVSKEAINTMRQDFHQIVQLGINQLIIAPAQGAEPWHLEQIERYGKNMVKILEDYHNYQRQGKALFIEEFEKDDRERLGWGCRAGSTSLAIAPNGDISPCSKLLGLTDKAGRYIVGNVHTGLDAKKLAPFQNAISRQPGHCRNCSRPCAGGCYAVNFEQTGDHFTPPLENCLFWVVGQETKRMSRWMRFC from the coding sequence ATGGAGAATAAGAACCGGTTAAATAGTATGGTGCGTTTTATCAGAGAGTATGTCGGGAGACATCCCTGCTACTCTCTACCTGATTTAACTGCTGCCTTAAAAAGAACCTTTGCTTTGTCTCAGCCAGAGGCAGAAAAATTGGCAAAACTGGCCGACCATGAGTTAGCCCAGGCAAAGCTGGGTTTGGCAGCCATAGAGCTTAATGTTACCTTCAACTGTAATCTTACTTGTGAATATTGCTTTATACACTGCAAAAGTCCTGAGGAGCGGATGAGTTTTGCCACAGCCAAGAAAGCAATTGATTTATTAATGGACAAGGCGATTTTTTCCAATGTGGTAATTACCCTCATTGGCGGCGAGCCGCTGCTGGAGTTTGGGCTGATTAAAGAAATCGTGCCCTATGCTTTAAGGCGGGCCAAGGAAAAAAATTTGGCAATTACCTGGGCCCTAACCACCAACGGCACACTGCTCAACGAAGAGATGCTCCGATTTTTTTCCCAAAACCATATTAATATACTTCTAAGTATCGATGGCGGGCAGGAGACCCATGATCGTTATCGCCGCACCCGCAATGGGGAGGGCACCTGGCAAAAAATTGCCAATCTCATCCCTCTGATTAAGAAATATCAGCCCTGGCTGGGAGCTAGAATGACCGTCAGTAAAGAGGCCATAAATACCATGCGGCAAGATTTTCATCAAATTGTTCAGTTGGGTATTAATCAGTTGATTATTGCTCCGGCCCAAGGGGCAGAGCCTTGGCATCTAGAGCAGATCGAACGGTATGGGAAAAACATGGTGAAGATTTTAGAGGATTATCACAACTACCAACGACAGGGTAAAGCATTATTTATCGAGGAATTCGAAAAGGATGATAGGGAGCGGCTAGGTTGGGGCTGCCGGGCAGGTAGTACTTCCTTGGCCATTGCTCCCAATGGGGATATCAGCCCTTGTTCCAAACTTTTAGGGTTAACCGATAAGGCCGGGCGTTATATTGTGGGCAATGTTCATACCGGCCTTGATGCTAAAAAACTGGCACCTTTCCAAAATGCCATCAGTCGTCAACCAGGTCATTGTCGAAACTGCTCCCGCCCCTGTGCCGGTGGCTGCTATGCGGTGAATTTTGAACAAACCGGCGACCACTTCACCCCCCCACTGGAGAACTGTCTCTTCTGGGTGGTGGGACAGGAAACCAAAAGAATGTCTCGCTGGATGAGATTTTGCTAA